The Xyrauchen texanus isolate HMW12.3.18 chromosome 17, RBS_HiC_50CHRs, whole genome shotgun sequence DNA window gtgtatatatgttttgtttttctgtgtttatttatgagaatcaataaaattgttaatctgaaaaaaCATTATAATGTACCGTTAAGATTAGCTCACTCTTTTCAGGAATTCAAAACCTGCACTCAAAATGTTTGATCCTACTCTCCtgtttgaatgtatttaacaTAACTACACAATCCATATCAGTCCATACAAATGCAATGTGATAGATATGGAGGGACGACTTAAATGTAGATATTTTCCTGTTTTGTCTGCTTTCTAAAGGCACTAGAGAAGAAGCAGATTGTTTCATACTGGAGATCACAACTTACCTTGAACTTAATGAATGAGGACTTCACATTCAGCAGTGCTGCAGTGCCAAGCGACCTGCACAGCTATATGAAAATGTGAGTTCTTTAAACCAGTTCAGATGTAAGTGACCATAATATCAGTTACAGAGTTACATAAGTACTCTTGTTCCAAAGTTCACTGGTATTAAACTGAAAAAGATCTGAAAACATATGAGTATAATACCTCCAATGTAGAAGAAGTACAACATTTTTCAATTGTAATTATTTCCTCAGAGTTGAAGttggaaaaaaggaaaaaaggaaattGTATCTGCCTCTTTTGCTGGTCGATGAACTAAGAACACGAATGAAGGACTTAATAGTATGTATATTTGTTCAATCATGGCAGTTTTGAGAtgctttgtttaatttttatatgCATTTGATATATGAATGCACTTTAACATGTTATAAATTACACAGGAGATAAACAGCACCACAAAAGCTGTCCCGCTGACAATATCATTTGATACCATTACCTTACGCAAATTTAGAATATGGATCCACATACAAGGTGTCATATACTCACTCAAACATTTTGGTGAGTAACTCAACAGCATTGCATGTATCAAATAAGACAGTAATTCAATGATTAGATTCTCAAGTATAATGTTTAATTCAGTTCTAATCAAATGAACGTTTTTCTACACTTTTTTTCTCTTACAGGATTTTCAGAGAAGAACCTTGATGAAATTAAATCCATGTTTGTTGATAGTGGGCTGCATGTCTTGGCTTTGTCTGTTCTCGTGCCTGCATTccatgtaaaatgttttttgaatcCGGGATTTGTGTGCTTATTATTCTTAATGTGTATGcagctatacaaaaaaaaaaacatattactaTCAGAATACTTTATTTTGCAGCTTTCATTTGAAGTCTTTGCCTTCAAGAATGACATAAAGTTCTGGCGAGAGAAGAAGAGTTTAGCAGGCATTTCTAAGAGATCAGGTACATTATAAATTCTCTACCTGCTGTATGTTAAAGTGTCTCATATGGGAAAAAGTGTCAAGCTATTAACACATGCTTCTCTGTGTCTCTGCAGTTCTTTGGAGATGTTTTAGCACCATTGTAATATTCCTCCATCTACTAGAAGAGAAATCTAGCTGGCTCATTCTACTGCCCAGTGGGATTGCAGCTCTGATTGAGGTACCAAAATAGTTTCCATGTTCTCATTTTGAACTGCTAGCAATTAACTTCAAATTTGTTAAATATGAATTATCCTCCTGTATTATTTGTTCTTGTAAAAAAAGCATTTTATACCTCTTAACTTTGTAGTTATGGAAAGTCAATAAGGTCATAGCACTTTCACATAAATTTCATGTAAGTATTTATTACTTATTCTCAGTAATAATAGTGTGACATTTTTGAGAACTGTACTACATGTCTTACTCATTCTGAGTTGTTTCCTTGAAGGATGAAAGAATGGATGATTTTGAGCGAGCAACAGAAGAGTATGATTCTAAGGTATAACCTATAATACATAGGTGCCAAATATTTGTTTGCATTACTGTTGAACTCATTATAACCCATCCAAAGGTGCTTTAATATATTTCATCTCATCCATTTACTGGTTTTCTGGTTGTATGAGGATATTTGTGTGCAACCGATCAAGCTGTTGAAGTTTCAACTGGGCATTGTCTTCACATTTACAGGCCATGAAGTTCTTGTCATGTCTGATTTATCCATTGTGTATCAGTGGGGCTGTATACTCATACTTATATCTCCAAAATAAAAGGTAACATTTAATGGTCAACTATAATTTCATTATGGATGCTtattattttgttcattattctaatttaatgtcaacatataaatgtatttatgtatcatTGTGTTGTATACTCTCAATAGTTGGTACTCTTGGATAACCAGTGGCCTTATTAGTGGTAAGAGCtgaaatatgcatgttaacaaaagtactgtgactgttctaaatgaaaatgtatttacttagaaattaagtaaaataatagtttttaatttcttttaacaTTCAGGTGTTTATGCTTTTGGATTTCTGTCGATGGTCCCTCAGCTGTTCATCAATTACAAGGTTTGTGTTTTGACCAGCCATCAAAATACAGCTCAGCCACAGTTCATTCATGACAACCCTCGGAATGATTTTGCATGTTAATATGGGTGTGACGTGTTGATAGgatttggtcttggcagactcGACCTGCtactctgctgctgctgcttcagAGCAAGTACTGAAACTTGCTattgctagaacatacacagatgtATTGAGTTAAGCATTTGGAAATGTTGCTGCTGCACCATTATAAATACATAC harbors:
- the LOC127658163 gene encoding lipid scramblase CLPTM1L-like; amino-acid sequence: MFPSCYSKPKNGSQFKMSYTKVIFGVLVVYVLHTCWAIYGFIHTKPCESTIGDNCVTSYLTVKPRLQLSIYSALDLSDEAGHNLLFRVDRFDINSKFERQVSVTLPKMTHNNGTVHAVVFVHKSGVLPWKDSRHVRLVTRLTSQMIPLQSAGTTTKDTPEALEKKQIVSYWRSQLTLNLMNEDFTFSSAAVPSDLHSYMKIVEVGKKEKRKLYLPLLLVDELRTRMKDLIEINSTTKAVPLTISFDTITLRKFRIWIHIQGVIYSLKHFGFSEKNLDEIKSMFVDSGLHVLALSVLVPAFHLSFEVFAFKNDIKFWREKKSLAGISKRSVLWRCFSTIVIFLHLLEEKSSWLILLPSGIAALIELWKVNKVIALSHKFHDERMDDFERATEEYDSKAMKFLSCLIYPLCISGAVYSYLYLQNKSWYSWITSGLISGVYAFGFLSMVPQLFINYKLKSVAHLQMSILMYKGLNTFISDVFSGIITTPGPHQLACFRDDVVFLIYLYQRRIYPISKSRSRNHGVSLRRKPKGKPHED